A window of Gallus gallus isolate bGalGal1 chromosome 3, bGalGal1.mat.broiler.GRCg7b, whole genome shotgun sequence genomic DNA:
CTCATCTCCAGCACTCAAGAAAGTGAGAATTATCTGAAGCTCCTACACTACTGATTCTTTAATGCAGACacactgtgtattttttctACAACTCCTCACCTCCTGCTAGGGTGACTCTTTACATACAGGTTTTCACTTAAACATATTTGTTTCATCTGAGGCCTCAGATCAAACTCCTCTGGTTCCTTCCTTACTTTATCTTCTTCTTCCCATTCttgcctccttttctccaccCTTCTGATTGCTTGTGTTGAACCACTTCTAGTTTTCACTACTATGTGTCTTTACTTTCCACATTTCCTTGATTCATCTTCCCATCCAGAAGAAGGCCCCGTGCAACACAGCAAAGAAAGCCTTCTCCAGTGACCTGTCTGTTCTGGGCTGCCTCTGTACTGTGATCTCTTCAGGGACAGTAAGAAGAGGAAGAACTGCACCTAGGACTAATGAACTGTGACCTGGGCACATTGTCATTACACCTCAGTGCAGCATTTTAGAAGCAAGGCAGGAAAGAACACATATGAGAGGAGACTATAAAATTGGTGAGTCAAGGCAGACAGGCTGCAAAAAGACTCACAGTTTCCTGTAACAGATACTAGATACTTAGATACTCAACACGAAGCCCAAATATACCTCAATAGAAAAAGtattggggagaaaaaaaacaataaaaaagacgTATCCAGACCTCCTCATCCAGGATATCACAAGCCAGGCGGATGCGGGACACATCTACAAGATGGGGCTCAGATTTTAACTTCTTGGAACGCAGGCTCCACAGCTTAACGCATGAATTATCAaacccagcagcaagcagcttgCTATTTGGTGAAATCTCTGCTGTGTTCAGCAATTGCTCTGTGTTATAGAAGGCATAGAAGCAGATGGTCGTTAAGGAAGGGGGCCCATCCTTGACGCGTTTAATGCTGTCCTGCAGTAATTCCAGCGCTGCCTCATTCTGCAAGATGGAAGCTGGCACCTCGCTGGGCTCCAGCCCGTTGCTCTCATTACGCGAGGAGCTCCCGCTGGCGTAGAGCTGGTAGTCGGTCCTCTTGGAGGGCTGCACATCCAGGTGGATGTGCAAGGTCAGGACTTTGCACAGGGCGTTGTTGTTGTCACTTTGGAGGTAGCGAAGAAGGTAGTTGTAGCTGTCCTCTTGAAGGCGGATGACGTACTTGTTGTCCAGAAAAGCCCGGAGCTTCAAGTTGGACAGGATATCTTGAATAGTCATGGTAGTCTGTAACTGCTCAATGATATCCTTCTGGCTGGCGTTCTGCAAGAACATGCCATGGAAGCGGCTGTAAAAACTGTCCACTGTGCTTTTTAGGCCATTCTGGACCATGTTCAGATGGAGGTAGACGAAGAGGGGATACAGAAGAGGCATCACTTCATGGCTGTGCTGAGAATCTGAATCTACagagaaaagagcaacaaaCTTGGAATAATTTCTCAATCCACTTTCTAATCGGAATAAAGCAGAGCAAGGACAATTACTGCAAAAAGCCTCAAGAATAGGACTCTGCTGGTGCATTTCAGTGGATCTTTTCAGCCACTTAAAGGGGGTATGTAGCATCTACTGAAGATTTAAGCGGAGATTTCAAGTTGCTAAAGTGTACTGGCAGAAAAAAGGGCAGATTTCAAAACTCCTTTTAGGTGTGGTCAGTTATTAAAATACTACCTCGAGCTACAAGACAGTCGGATTTTTCCActatgtatttcagaaaatgcataCGTTCTTCATTGTAATAAACTCTAAAATTTACTTGTTACgtttaaaatagcatttaataTGTTTCagtcaaaaatatttatgtagtTTATGTTGGCCTGAACTTAGAtggcttttttatttccccctaGGCTTCAAAACTTGCATGTGATGCTTTGGGTGGAACTGATTTGTCTCAAGCTACAGTTTTCAGAACGTACTGCAATATGCTGTGCTCGTTTCATTTCTGTGCCAGCTCATGTGCATGCTTTCTGTCTCTCACCCTGACAAAGCAAATCCCAGCAGTAACTCCTAGTGCACTGTGTAAACAGCTCCCGATTAGGCTATGCTGTAAGTTGCAGAGGCTGATCTGCGCAGCAGCTCCACCCCTCTTTCACCAGCTTCTTGGAGCTGCTCCCCTCCcaccagctgcagggagctgtgaggagcagagcacCACCACCAGTATCGTAATCCCACGCAGGGCACAACAGTGACTAACAGGAGGCCCAAATGCATCTCCCACTGCGTACCTCCCTTTCAACCACCATCAGTAATATCAACCAACACTGCAAACTGGGATCAAGGCTCACTGGAGAGACGCAGATATTTCACTAGGTGGGAAGAATGGCAACCTCCATTTTCAAGGCACTATGATCAAAaatcttattattattttttttaatcttcccaCCTTTAGGACTCTAGGAGAAATATGAACCTTTGCAGGATTACCTGGAGCCATGGATGTCCTATGCATCCCACTACagtataaaaatacttttctccaTCATGTATTTGCAGTCTCTAAGTCTGCACAGGTAAATGTAAGGATATAAATTATCCTCACCCTTAGTAGCCTTGACaactgtaaaaagaaatcagttatGAACAAAATTCAGAATACCTAGACAAGGGGACAGAAACTAGTGCAGTCATCTACTAAGTAATCTGCCATTCATATGAAACATTGCCATCTTCCTTTTTGTCCTGTATACAGTGTTTTTCAGAAGTTCTACACAGATACAGAGACCAAGTCTCTATTACCAAGATAAGTTCAACAGACAGCTAAGATAGACAAAGCCACTCAGCAGTCAggcaaatatatataaatttagtTGTAGTAAGTAAAATCTCATAGCTTGGAATCAAAAGATTCAGATAGAAACATGATTTGAAGCCTTATTATATTGCTGTGCATTTTTCTAAGGCTTTCTCTAGTCCACACCATGCCTCTCccatttctgtattaaaaaccACACTGCGTGCCATGATTTTGTTATACTgtcatttatttgctgaaatGGCAAAGATGCAGCCAGTTTCCTCTTCCTTGCCTCCCGATATTTACCTGTGAGAAAATTGCGTAATCGTCCAAATTGTACTTCATATTGCTGTGGCTCCggcaggcagggagctgcagacaCAACGTTGGCACAACCAGATTCAGATTGGACTGTGAAATCAAATAAGTAAAATTAGGATTTAAGGAGTTTTGTATGCGTGCCTGAAATAAAGCTTCTCATAAGATCCAAGGTAACGCAGCCACCGAGATGACACTATGTACTTCATACTGTCCAGGGAGGACACTGTTTTAAGCACCAAAACAGGCATTTATTAAATTTAATCTAAAGAGTTACACAGCTGAGACAGATCATGAATGGAAaactgaactgattttttttttttatttaagaaaagctTAGCAACTCATCTGCTTgctctcccccaccccaaacacatttttaagcTTTCAGATACGTTGAGTTCACAAGAAACACTGTAATGTTGTCACAGATCCCTTCATAGTTTTACAAGACACTGGATGGTTTTACAACTTTACatttagaaagaagaaagcaatttctAACTCCCTCCAAAACAAAGCCTCTCCTTCAGCGTGATCCACCACCCACCAAGACACAACGTCTGCAGTAACCCTACCTCAGGGCATCAAGGTCACCTCAGAGGGTATTAAACTGATTTTGGAGTCGGCAGCAGCTCTTGTAAATGTGGTTCTATACCATCTAGAAAGGAAATGACTTATTTCTCTGGCACAAAACCCTTGCTCTTCTGCTAATGCCCTTGAACCTGACAGGAGGCCTTGTGCAGGGTTACAGACATTCCCCCGTATAATCTaggtaaataaaaatactggtAATTAGAAACACTAATAACAAAATCTGCTCTCCTAAATTTTAACTGATGTATTTAATTCTTCTGTTCTTGTAAGAGCAGGACAAGTCaaagagctttgttttcctctttttttttctttttaaacattcaAAACTGTTTTCCCCCTctataacatttattttcattattctcCCTTTCAACTCCTTCAACTTCTTTCGCCCTTCCCTGCCTCCCAGCCCCTTTCATCCcgtctcttttcctttctatccCTGATTGATCACTTTTTTTGTTCCAGCATTTGGCTCATGCACAGAGGCACACATAGCCCTGGAAGTCTATAAACAACATCATCAAATTTTCACGTGCTCAAGAGAGAGGCCAGCCTCCAGTTCATCTCAATGCGTCTAATTAGAAAGAGATCAGCTCATGGTATGCACACAGCCTGTCACTATTCCTCCTCTCTCGCTGTATCCCCGGCTCTtagagaaatacagaagatgTATTTACTGACTCCCCAGGGAAAGCTGAATTCAGCTTCAGAAGCAGAGAGCTGGGCAATGCTTGTCTTCTCCCCATGGGAAGCACAACTACAGACTCCAGTCCCAATAGCCGATCTTCTATCAAGtcagtttcaaaacaaacaaatacaagcCGTTAAAAGATTCACAAACACTGCACTTTCTACAGCCTGGCTGCTTTGCAGGCTCCATGTTGATAAGAATCCTGGGCTTAGAGCTTCGTATGAAAACTCAGAGCATCAGTTTCTGTAATGCAACTTATTGGTATTAAAGCcaaatttaaactaaaaaatcCCTGCTACTTGGGCTTATAGTTTAATATAATCAATATTCATAaccagaaaatagaaacaattaGCAATAGTTTTCAATGTCACTTGTGCCACTCGTGGCAAAAGCAAAGGAcaccagaaaaacagaaatataagggTCTTTCTCTTATGCAGTGCCACAGATTTACATACAAGAGTCAactctctgcagagctttgctGGCCTTGTTTCGGCAGGAAGGGGCATGACCTTCCATCCTGCTTGTGCCACAAAGCATAACGTCTATCCTCAGCTTTATGAAGCGCTCCCTCCATGTCACCTACTTCACTTTCTTTCTGTAAGTAAGATAATTCCAAAATAAAGATGTCCTTCATGCTTTAGAAAGCTGAAATTGATCTTCAGCTGCCTATcctggagcaggctgcctggATGGCCACCAAGGTCTGCACTTTACTCAATAAAGATGCTAGAGCTTGACTCCATCAAGCACACAGCAAACAAACCCTAACCTAGCAGCCAGCGACAGCAAGTTCTAatctttttcctccccaaaacTCATGCCCAGATAACACTGCTAAAGGGATCAAGAGCTCAACAGctcccaaaacaaaaaaggaaatattcaggtattttctctcctggtggaagaaaaacacaagccATATTCCCCTCATGCATTAAGAGATCTACACTAGCTTCTTCTCCACTTTCCCTAGTAGCCCTAAGTGCAGCTATTGAAAAcatctgctccctgccttcACTTCCTGTAATTGCAGCCAGTTAAGCAACCCGCCAGCAAATTCCAAGGAACCTGTTCCTGTTTCAGGGATACCAACAGCAGCCTTCTGGTCTCCTGTTTCTGTTAAGTGGGAACAAATGCAGCGCTACCGTAAACACTGTTTCATAGCAACTGGTTCTCCTTCGTTGCAAGAGTGATTAAGTAGAATTTTACATTTATTCTGACAGTCTTTCGTATTGATAGGATACTATGGACAATATTGGAGAAACCTGTTCTTCAGTTGCTTTTTCTATCCCACAAACACTTCTCTAGTTCATTAAGAAATACGAAACAGTCAAAAGGAGGCTCTGAGCTGTATTTTAGTGCAAAAACCAGAACTGTATAAACATAGGTAGTGTGGAGAAGGGCTGAAGAGGCTctgaagatgacagaaaaaaacccatcaaggtaaaacagagaaacaaaactatttAGAACCAAAACCAGTGGACACTTTTCACTCTGGCAGGAGAAATCAGAATTGAAAACAGCAGTAGGCAACTCTCCCATTTCTAGAGACCAGCTAATTTAGAATGCAAACAAAGGAGAAGAGCTGAACAGAAAAGGTGAGTTTTGTTAAGGACCAAACAAAATcatctccagaaaaaaaatatatatatattttactgcTTTCCCTGAAATAAAACCACGCTAACTTCAGAACCCGGCCAGCTTTCATTCAGCCTGCAAAACTAAAATGACTGTAGCAGAAGTACTTTCAGCCTGTTTTGTCAGGATAAATACATGCTAGGATTTTCTCTTTCAACAGAGCCATTTGCGGAACTGCAGCATATTCGCTGATAGCTTACTGCCAGCATGCCTGACATGGAGAAGTAGTAAGCAGCAGAATACACGACAGCAGACCATTTTCAGTTCTAACGAAAATTGATGACTAAGTTCTGAATCATTAGCCACAAAACCCTTGCACTGGCAAGATGATACAAATTAATAAGAAACTTAGTAATAATATTTGGTGAAAGATTGgtacaaagacaaaaatcaatCACACACCATCATGCTTTACGGACATCTTTTCTGCATGATGCCCTGTGGGAATGCAAGGACTTGCAGTCCAATTCAGCTCTACTTGTCCTTCAGATACTCTGCACCCTCCTGGTATCAATTAGTTCTAAGTTCTAATCCCATTCTAACTGacctttctgctcttcttttccctaAAAACTCTCATCAAAATCAACCAGAAACAATGTGCATTTTAGTCTGGCTTCATTTCTCCCCCATCCTTCCAGTATTACTTCAGAGAGTTGCAGCAAGTGTCTGTTAACTTTAAAAACggcaaggaaatgaaaaatactgagaagGTGCAAGTCCATTCTAATAACAAAGCATTACCCAACTTCCTTCAGGCTCCTAGAAGAGTCAGCCTACACATTTACCCATACATCGCTCATCTTAGGACTGTAATTATGGCAAAATAGTTGAGGGGTGGAAAGAGCCATCCTGGCATCCAGCCCTACCCAGGTACAAGCACAGAGTTATACAGCAACCAATGTTTTGTGAAATTAAGTTGTATCACAACTAAATGACGTCCTTGCCACTCTCAGCTGGGGATACTGTCACAATCTAAGCAGATCAACTAAGAAAACCCACTTTTCTACTTGTGCTTTCACCCCAAGTTCAACcttgtatttttcattacttttaaatgtaatttatgcCTTTACAACCTCCACATCGCTTGCATTCTTTCAACATTTGTACCTGCACAAATACTAGCACAGTTTATTATAACATAAAATAgataatgacatttaaaaaaaagatgaaaattacaATTATTAATCTGTCTGGACATAGGCAGGATTTGGAACAGCAAATAGTGCAACAGAAAACACCTTTAAGAGGAGacagtttatttctgtgtgcCCTGTCTCATCAACTGAAGGGTTTCTtaccccccgccccccccaagAGACACATAGGAACTTTCACAATTTGAAATATGacaaggccagaaaaaaaaacaccccacaCCACTTCTATTTTACATGACATAGTCCTCCTGGAGCACAGAGGTGCAATAGATTTTCCTACTTTTACTTAATCCCTCCTGTAGGCTCCTCTTGTTTTGGTATCAAAGTACCACTACTCACCAGACTTCATGTTTTCTGGGATATAGGGTACGTATTTATCACTATCCAAACCCAATGTTTCACTGCCTGTGCATCTCATTTTGCTATGCTTCTAACtaaattttcattctttgaaatCACCTAACTCACTCCAGCTTCATGCTGGCAAATTTCcatatttcaaaaggaaagctCTTCATACGTACGGGTGAATTCATTTAGCTTTGCCAAGACACACAATCACGCTTGCAGCAACTCTGCTAAAAAGCACGCATAGAAAATAGCAGGATTTACCTGTGAGATTAGCTGCCATCTCTTCAGCAGTCTGACACAGCCTCAGCCCTTGTTTTAGGGGACCTTCCGAGTCCACATACTGACGGCGCTTGAGGTAGCAGGACACTGCCATCTGAATCTGTTCTGTGCGTACGCGTTTCATgacctggaaagaaaagaaagagatgatGGTCTGTTACTGTGGAGGTATCTGCCAAGACTGACACACACCATAGCTGTACTACGCCTTATAGGGAACAAATGGCATTTTCATCACTGAAGTTAAACAACTCTGACTGAAACAATGAAATAAGGCTTGTGGGCACCTGTCTCAGTAACAAGGTGTAACTACATGCTTTGAATCAGCTCCCTGAAGATATTTTGCTGCTTAGTTCTACTGATTTTGCTGGGAAATCCAAAATACCATTGAAGAGTCCATACTGAAACTGCAGTGATCAGTCAAAGCAACAGGTAATGTGCCTCAGAGTAACAATACATcttgcagccccagcacagaagGCTGGCGTACATTTTGCACGTGCACATGCTTCTGGTTTGAGCAGCTAAATCTGATGAAACACAGCTTTGTAGAGAGACAGACATGGACGACCTTTCTTCCCTCTTCGAAGAACTGTGTTCCTAACAAATTGCCAACTCAAAAAAGCATGGCCATAGCCCAGCCTTCTCCAGTACCCACACACACATCTGTGCTTACCCCAGATGTCAGAGCAATGAGCTCTCTGAGAAGTCCCAAGCAGACAGAGATGCAAGGTTTAAACATAAGCCATTTCAAACACATAGGTGGAACTGCAAGCCCTAATGATAGGGGCAAAACTTTCCACTTGCTCTCAAAGGTGAAGTAACTGCTGATGGTGGGGAAGGGGCACTGACAGCTGTAAGCTATGAAAGCATTCTCAGAAAGATCTATTACAATCAACCACAACTTTTTCCACACCCAAAACAAATTCAATTAAACAAATCATATTGATTTACACTGTTACAAATGCACCCTCGGTGCatatgaagctgggaggagcGGTTGATGCACCAGAATGCTGaactgccattcagtgagacctggacaggctggagataCGGGCAGGGAAGAatctgatgaggttcaacaagggcaagtgcagAGTCTTGCACCTCAGGAGGAATAATCATACTGAACAGTATGGTTAGGGGCTAACCTGCTGGAGAGTTGTTCTGCAGGGGAGGATCTGaatgtcctggtggacagcaggttggccatgagccagcagtgagctcctgtggccaagaaggccaatgggatcctgagATACATTATAAACAGCATGGCCAGTAGGTCAAGGGAGttgatcctccccctctgctctgccctggtgaggccacatctggagcactgtgctcagttctgggctcctcagttcaagaaagactgGGTCTTTCTTACTCTCAGGTGACAGTGCAGCAGGACAGAAGTCTTCCCCAGGAAACCCCTTTGGGCACCAGGCTCAGGCCTCTTACTTTGCCATTATCCCTCATCCTTAGCACCAGAAAAAGCAATGCCACAAGAAGCAGGGAAAGCTTCACGGTGAAAAATAGATCAACAGTgcaataaaacaataataaaaaaacccaatatTCCTACGAATATTCTTCACCAAGCCCTAAAAATCAGGGTTTATCATAAAACAAACGTAAGAAAGTGTTGCCAAAATGCCTTGAGCTGGGCTCAAGTCAAGCACACTCACAACAGGTCAGTGACGCAGAACTGAATAGCAAAAAGGACACATCTGTCCCCTGAACCTCCACATCATGTGTACACCTGGCTCTCAGAGCTGAAGGGGATCTTCACAGTGTGCCCACAGCAACCCCTGCCCGTTCCTGCAGGAAGCCTGGAGCACTCCTCCATTAGTCTCAGCTGCCTTGCTCCACCCAAACACCCCAAGAACGATAAGCACTAGCACCATTAATTATTATTGCTGATAAGCAGAATAcataaggaaagagaagaacGATCATCTCGGGAGCCTATACAGCCACAGCGCAGCCTCTTTTGCACAGCCACCAGTGAGAGCACGCAAAAGGGACACTGAGCCTCTGCTCTTTGAGGAACCAGAGCACAGAAGCCCAGAGAATACACTGTAGGTTCCTCTTTCTTAGAGGAGCGGGAAGTTGGCTGTGCGCTGAGCCGGGAGAATTCACTTCCTACCACCCAACTGCAGGTTTAGGCAGATTCCGTGGCCCTTTAGTATCACAGCGTGGATGGAGAGAAGCTGGAGGAccgctgctggcagtgctgctgctcggGGCTCTGCCTTCCATCCTGccctgggatggggctgctgctcccggCAGGCCGGGGAGCAAGGATCTTAAAACACCTCCCACAAACTCCTAACTGTTCAACTCATCCAAGATTTACAAAAGttgcaaaagaaacaagatAACGGCCCACTCGGGGAAGGAAAACCGCGGCCCCAGGTGGCCGTGGGTCGGGCGCTGCGGGCAGAAAGGAGACAACCGGGATGCGATGCCCGCGCACGGGGCGCAGGGCCGGCTCCGTCTCTGCCCGCGGGTCCGCACTACCAGCCCCACAGGGCTGCTTTCACTAACCCCCCCCCCTCACGGTACGATCCCCAGTCCCCACGCTCACCCCCGGCGCCCGCCCCAGCGCCCCCCCGCCGCAGCCCTGTCCGCGCCCGTGGGCCACCCCGCGGCCCGGCGGCCTCCCCGGGGCCTGTGGGGCCTCCGCCACGAGGCGGCCTCCCCGTGCCCGCTCCCGCCGCCGGGCggcgccgctccgctcccctcTCCTCCCGCCCGCCCGCTCCCTCGCTCGCTCCCCCCCCCTGGCGCCGCGCGGGCCGCGGCCGCCACTCACTGAGCATCGCAGGCGGCGGCGGAGTCGGCGGGAGGCGGGGGCCGgccggcggggccgggagcgcTGTCAGTGCGCCCAGCAGCGCCGGGCGGGggcgccgccgctgccgcctcCCCTGTGTGCCGCGGACGCAGCGGCCGGGGTCGCCTGCGGGCCAGCGGCCGGCGGCGGCCGCTCCATGGCCGCCTGACACAcgccgcggcggggcgggggcgaGCGGGGCCGGGGAGGCCCGCGCGCAGGCGCCCTCCGGCCGCCAATGGGAGCCGGCCGCCCCGCACCGCCTCCCCGCGCTCGGCGCTCGGCTAGCGGGGCCTGGAGGGGCGGAAGCGGTGTGGGACGGCCGGCCGGCGGCGTGCGGTGCGGCGAGTGCCGCGCGGGGtttggggagctgtggggccgGGGCCGCCGGACGTTTCTCCCAGCTGCGTTTCTTCTCGGTTCGGCCTCGGGGGCCCGTGAGGTGTCCTCATGGCGGCCGTCTACTCCGGGGTTCACCTGAAGCTGAAGAGCGCCAGGACCCCCTGGGAGGACAAGCTGAAACTCGCTCGCTTCGCGTGGATCTCCCACCAGTGCTTTCTCCCCAACAAGGAGCAGGTAAGCGCGGTTTGGTAGCAAACCCAGGCAGAACCAGCGTCCCCAGCGGCGATAGGGACGGAGCTGATCCCGGAGGTCTTAACAACGTCGGTGGTTCTGTGGTTGCGTGAGTCACGAAATGCAGAGCTCGCTGCTTAGTGTGCTCCTTAGTGGCGGTGTGGGCCCAGCTCTGTGTGTCCCGTGTGCGGGGAAAGCACGGCGCTCATGGCC
This region includes:
- the TAF5L gene encoding TAF5-like RNA polymerase II p300/CBP-associated factor-associated factor 65 kDa subunit 5L — protein: MKRVRTEQIQMAVSCYLKRRQYVDSEGPLKQGLRLCQTAEEMAANLTVQSESGCANVVSAAPCLPEPQQYEVQFGRLRNFLTDSDSQHSHEVMPLLYPLFVYLHLNMVQNGLKSTVDSFYSRFHGMFLQNASQKDIIEQLQTTMTIQDILSNLKLRAFLDNKYVIRLQEDSYNYLLRYLQSDNNNALCKVLTLHIHLDVQPSKRTDYQLYASGSSSRNESNGLEPSEVPASILQNEAALELLQDSIKRVKDGPPSLTTICFYAFYNTEQLLNTAEISPNSKLLAAGFDNSCVKLWSLRSKKLKSEPHLVDVSRIRLACDILDEEEEEDDSAGTEMKILRGHCGPVYSTRFLSDSSGLLSCSEDMSIRYWDLRSFTNTVLYQGHAYPVWDLDISPCSLYFASASHDRTARLWSFDRTYPLRIYAGHLLDVDCVKFHPNSNYLATGSTDKTVRLWSTQQGNSVRLFTGHRGPVLALAFSPNGKYLASAGEDQRLKLWDLASGTLYKELRGHTDNITSLTFSPDSSLIASASMDNSVRVWDIRNTYCNAPADGSSSELVGVYTGQMNNVLSVQFMACNLLLVTGIAQENQEH